In the Pedosphaera parvula Ellin514 genome, one interval contains:
- a CDS encoding DUF6966 domain-containing protein: MNQVGWMCSVFTLGRISSGQGLDTNYGSIQVANVNRQQQLQELTSHLSHLVEILRLDRACQWRPNFERCLEQANSLLSSGFTREDHVDLAVSIIHVYSGGMGSFNDYAPCTYDPETGRYTEIPGTAEFGDFADKVYNAALSLRVVG; this comes from the coding sequence ATGAACCAGGTTGGATGGATGTGCAGCGTATTCACGCTCGGAAGAATTTCTTCTGGACAGGGATTGGACACAAACTACGGTAGTATCCAAGTCGCAAATGTGAATCGCCAACAACAACTCCAAGAGCTCACGAGCCATCTTTCGCATCTGGTTGAAATTCTTCGCCTCGATCGCGCTTGCCAGTGGCGGCCAAACTTCGAGCGATGCTTGGAGCAGGCGAATTCGCTGCTTTCGTCCGGGTTCACACGAGAAGACCATGTCGACCTTGCGGTATCCATCATACACGTTTACAGCGGCGGCATGGGTAGTTTCAACGATTACGCACCATGCACGTACGATCCTGAGACTGGACGCTACACCGAAATTCCGGGTACGGCTGAATTTGGCGACTTTGCAGACAAAGTTTATAACGCAGCACTTTCATTGCGAGTTGTGGGATAA
- a CDS encoding aminotransferase class V-fold PLP-dependent enzyme, producing the protein MGIDIEVLHHPACDLQHWPLDSQITFLNHGSFGSCPRAVLEFQNELRMRLERRPVHFLVRELEGLLDQAREGLAQFVGADSMDLVFVPNSTTGVNTVLRSLTFSPGDELLVTNQEYNACRNALDFVAERSGARVVMANVPFPVHSADEVVAAVLEGVTPRTKLALIDHVVSQTGLIMPMERLVRELAERGIDTLVDGAHAPGMVPLNLKQLGAAYYTGNCHKWLCAPKGAGLLHVRGDKQNLIRPLVISHGANSARKDRSRFLIEFGWTGTWDPSAQLSVPESLRYVGSLAKGGWPEIMARNHELALAARKVLCAALGVSQPCPEEFVGSMAAVTLPEASPGEVPAAPFFEFPLQDRLRINHQIEVPIMPWPKRTTRLIRISAQLYNSLPQYELLAKALVEELARERSS; encoded by the coding sequence ATGGGAATCGACATTGAAGTTCTACATCATCCAGCCTGTGACTTACAGCATTGGCCACTGGATTCGCAGATAACTTTTTTGAATCACGGATCATTTGGGAGTTGTCCACGGGCAGTGCTGGAATTTCAGAATGAGCTGCGAATGCGCCTGGAACGTCGACCGGTGCACTTCCTGGTGCGTGAATTGGAAGGATTGCTGGACCAGGCACGAGAGGGGTTGGCGCAGTTTGTCGGTGCTGACTCGATGGACCTCGTTTTTGTGCCCAATTCCACGACCGGAGTAAACACAGTGTTGCGTTCGTTGACATTCAGCCCGGGCGATGAATTGCTGGTAACCAACCAGGAATACAATGCCTGTCGCAACGCACTGGATTTTGTGGCTGAGCGGTCGGGGGCACGCGTGGTGATGGCCAATGTGCCATTTCCGGTCCACTCCGCGGATGAGGTGGTGGCAGCGGTGTTGGAAGGCGTGACTCCAAGGACAAAGCTGGCATTGATCGACCATGTGGTCAGCCAGACGGGCTTGATAATGCCTATGGAGCGTTTGGTCAGGGAATTGGCAGAGCGGGGGATTGATACACTCGTTGATGGTGCACATGCACCCGGCATGGTGCCGTTGAATCTGAAGCAATTGGGTGCGGCCTATTATACGGGCAATTGTCACAAATGGCTCTGCGCGCCGAAGGGTGCGGGCTTGCTGCATGTGCGCGGGGATAAGCAGAATCTCATTCGGCCACTTGTAATCAGTCACGGAGCGAATTCGGCAAGGAAAGATCGGTCACGATTTTTGATTGAGTTTGGCTGGACTGGTACGTGGGACCCTTCGGCCCAGCTCAGTGTGCCCGAGTCGTTGCGGTATGTGGGGTCTCTGGCAAAGGGAGGCTGGCCCGAAATCATGGCGCGTAATCACGAGCTGGCACTAGCCGCGAGAAAAGTCCTATGCGCGGCGCTGGGAGTTTCCCAACCATGCCCGGAGGAGTTTGTGGGCTCAATGGCAGCGGTGACATTGCCGGAGGCGTCTCCGGGCGAGGTGCCTGCAGCGCCATTTTTTGAATTTCCACTGCAAGACAGGTTGCGCATCAACCATCAGATTGAAGTGCCGATCATGCCGTGGCCAAAGCGCACGACACGGCTCATCAGGATTTCGGCGCAGCTCTATAATTCATTGCCGCAGTATGAACTGCTGGCCAAAGCATTAGTGGAAGAGTTGGCGCGCGAGCGGTCGTCTTGA
- a CDS encoding type II secretion system protein — MKSWRNRGFTLIELLVVIAIIAILAGLLLPALAAAKAKSIQTKCLSNLKQINLCMVLYAGDSQDKMPVRDSVMVSGVVQDIWWWYKELAKPYAGLKGPSSTNDTLFACPKDRGWAPNPAYLQPHYMNPTLDYGSYVFNGCDNGGNMNNLLGVTLARVQHPSRTFFAGEWPIHWGYSWHKSLTGKANIPYTNAVNNISFVDGHASYIRLYYNSALGAPFSYNTKDIPGGYDYQFAPD; from the coding sequence ATGAAAAGCTGGAGAAACAGGGGATTCACCCTGATTGAATTGCTGGTAGTGATTGCAATCATTGCCATCCTGGCTGGATTGTTGCTTCCCGCGCTGGCAGCGGCCAAGGCCAAATCAATTCAGACCAAGTGCCTGAGCAATCTCAAGCAGATCAACTTGTGCATGGTGCTATATGCTGGTGACAGCCAGGATAAAATGCCCGTACGGGATAGTGTCATGGTGAGCGGGGTGGTCCAGGACATTTGGTGGTGGTACAAGGAATTGGCAAAACCGTATGCGGGCCTGAAAGGGCCCTCATCCACCAATGATACCTTGTTCGCCTGTCCGAAAGACCGGGGATGGGCACCCAATCCTGCCTATCTGCAGCCTCATTACATGAATCCCACGCTCGATTATGGCAGTTACGTTTTCAACGGCTGCGATAACGGCGGTAACATGAACAATTTGTTGGGTGTTACGCTGGCGCGGGTGCAACATCCCAGTCGCACCTTCTTCGCAGGAGAATGGCCTATTCATTGGGGCTATTCGTGGCACAAGAGTCTGACCGGCAAGGCAAACATTCCTTATACAAATGCCGTCAATAACATCAGCTTCGTTGACGGCCATGCCAGTTACATCAGACTTTATTACAACAGCGCATTGGGAGCCCCTTTTTCCTATAACACGAAGGATATTCCTGGAGGTTATGATTATCAGTTTGCGCCGGATTAA
- a CDS encoding PSD1 and planctomycete cytochrome C domain-containing protein, giving the protein MKAFVSEKVNLGRLSCVTAATAMLLMAGVARGAEKPKVVEIPVRAIDAKEAAKVSYTRDIKPILDASCSECHSSDEQKGQFDASTVASLIKGGKKAHPAIIPGKPDESAMVQYLRGQKEPQMPKGNSKLSADELHLIREWIAAGAVDDTGQAGLASKSPAASSKKANTAASLNVGDPAMQKALNVLMFSDDNKARLIAQRAVRTAYLPKVPVPPKTSGPTLNVIDQFIVGKWEQAGLKEARNAPEVCSDTTFLRRIYLDLIGVIPTVEEAQRFLNDKSKDKRVKLVDELLARKEDYAAHWVPFWEDALGSANVDKQGGIPTHGNYRNWIYQSFVENKPYDVMVAELIDPLMPGYQKPFISEANGKRTVAAYIQNETHTLTIQSAANVGQVFLGTGMKCASCHNHFLNKEWPQARFLAFGGMFATNDLESIRCEKHSGQFVTAKFPFELPDVPEEMPKEYEPRLHRVTQLLVDPTNPRFARTMVNRLWKRYVGIGLFAPADDYRLDQPPSHPELLDYLADDFIRSGYDLKHTIRLILTSRTYQLKYDPALEDHFDVAKPTEARYFRSPSLRKLTAEELIDSIRLATAQKLDPKKRLYLNNASTALTRALAKPASRNEISTSRSEDVAVVQALELLNGEEFYQAIYSGPVLDEAAREKEVSKAVDRLYWAALNRTASSKERQVTEKLLGANAVGVGPAKTESSEQVWIDDELPRGARMDGTGGAKNAWKWVTKEQGPVFSGERSHTQGGKGEQRQHIAIGANPGLRVGATDVLFTYVYLDPKNPPKEIMLQWSQGGWEHRAYWGEDLIAFGTANSTTRHAMGALPKAGEWVRLEVPAQDVGISPAEEVDGWAFDQDGGKVYWDKAGVVKRAMNPNREPLGDVLWALFTSPEFQFIR; this is encoded by the coding sequence ATGAAAGCGTTTGTTTCAGAAAAGGTTAACCTGGGCAGGTTGAGCTGTGTGACTGCGGCTACGGCCATGCTATTGATGGCGGGAGTGGCGCGCGGGGCGGAGAAGCCGAAGGTGGTGGAGATTCCGGTGCGGGCGATTGATGCGAAGGAGGCAGCGAAAGTGAGTTACACGCGGGACATCAAGCCGATCCTGGATGCGAGTTGCTCGGAGTGTCATTCAAGTGATGAGCAGAAGGGGCAATTCGATGCATCGACCGTGGCAAGCTTGATTAAGGGTGGGAAGAAGGCGCATCCGGCGATCATTCCGGGGAAGCCGGATGAGAGTGCGATGGTGCAGTACTTGCGTGGTCAAAAGGAGCCGCAGATGCCGAAGGGGAATTCGAAGCTGAGTGCGGATGAATTGCATTTGATTCGGGAATGGATTGCAGCGGGAGCAGTGGATGATACCGGGCAAGCGGGGCTTGCATCCAAATCGCCTGCGGCGAGTTCTAAGAAGGCAAATACGGCAGCTTCTTTGAACGTGGGTGATCCGGCGATGCAGAAGGCGCTGAATGTTTTGATGTTCAGTGATGATAATAAAGCGCGGTTGATTGCCCAACGCGCGGTGAGGACGGCGTATTTGCCGAAAGTGCCCGTGCCGCCCAAAACGAGCGGGCCGACGTTGAATGTCATCGACCAGTTCATCGTTGGAAAGTGGGAGCAGGCGGGATTGAAGGAGGCCAGGAACGCACCGGAGGTTTGCAGTGATACCACTTTTTTGCGCCGGATTTACCTGGATTTGATTGGAGTCATTCCGACGGTGGAGGAGGCGCAACGGTTTTTGAATGACAAGTCGAAGGACAAGCGGGTGAAACTGGTGGATGAGTTGCTGGCGCGCAAGGAAGATTATGCGGCGCATTGGGTGCCGTTTTGGGAGGATGCGCTGGGAAGCGCGAACGTGGACAAGCAGGGAGGAATTCCCACGCATGGGAATTATCGCAACTGGATTTACCAGAGCTTCGTGGAGAACAAGCCATATGATGTGATGGTGGCGGAGTTGATCGATCCGCTCATGCCGGGATACCAGAAGCCGTTCATCAGCGAGGCGAACGGCAAGCGGACGGTGGCGGCTTATATCCAAAACGAGACGCATACGCTGACGATTCAGAGCGCGGCAAATGTGGGGCAGGTGTTTCTCGGGACGGGAATGAAGTGTGCGAGCTGCCATAATCATTTTCTGAACAAGGAATGGCCGCAGGCGAGATTCCTTGCGTTTGGCGGGATGTTTGCGACGAACGATCTGGAATCGATCCGTTGTGAAAAGCATAGCGGCCAATTTGTCACGGCCAAATTTCCATTCGAGCTGCCTGATGTTCCAGAGGAGATGCCGAAGGAGTATGAGCCACGGCTGCATCGTGTGACGCAACTGCTGGTGGACCCGACCAATCCGCGTTTCGCGAGGACGATGGTGAATCGGCTGTGGAAGCGTTACGTCGGCATCGGATTGTTCGCGCCGGCGGATGATTATCGATTGGACCAGCCGCCGAGTCATCCGGAGTTGTTGGATTATCTGGCGGACGATTTCATTCGCAGTGGTTATGATTTGAAGCACACCATCCGATTGATTCTCACGAGCCGGACGTATCAATTGAAGTATGACCCGGCGTTGGAAGATCATTTTGACGTGGCCAAGCCGACAGAGGCGCGGTATTTCCGGTCACCTTCGCTGAGGAAATTGACCGCGGAGGAATTGATCGACAGCATTCGCCTGGCGACGGCGCAAAAGCTGGACCCAAAGAAGCGGTTGTATTTGAACAATGCATCGACGGCGTTAACCCGCGCGTTGGCCAAGCCGGCGTCGAGGAATGAAATCAGCACGTCGCGCTCGGAGGATGTGGCGGTGGTGCAGGCGTTGGAATTGCTGAATGGCGAGGAATTTTACCAGGCGATTTATTCCGGGCCGGTGTTGGATGAGGCGGCGCGGGAGAAGGAGGTTTCGAAGGCGGTGGACAGGTTGTATTGGGCGGCGCTGAACCGGACGGCATCCAGCAAGGAACGGCAGGTGACGGAAAAGTTGCTGGGAGCGAATGCGGTTGGGGTGGGGCCTGCGAAAACGGAGAGTTCCGAGCAGGTCTGGATAGATGATGAGTTGCCGAGAGGTGCGCGGATGGACGGAACGGGTGGAGCAAAAAATGCCTGGAAATGGGTGACCAAGGAGCAGGGGCCGGTGTTCAGCGGCGAGCGGTCGCACACGCAAGGGGGCAAGGGAGAGCAACGGCAGCACATTGCAATCGGAGCCAATCCGGGATTGCGAGTGGGGGCAACGGATGTGTTGTTCACGTATGTGTATCTTGATCCGAAGAATCCGCCCAAGGAAATCATGTTGCAGTGGAGTCAAGGTGGCTGGGAGCATCGGGCATATTGGGGAGAGGATTTGATTGCATTCGGCACGGCGAATTCGACGACGCGGCATGCAATGGGGGCGTTGCCAAAAGCTGGAGAGTGGGTGCGCCTGGAGGTGCCGGCGCAGGATGTGGGAATCAGTCCGGCTGAGGAAGTTGATGGGTGGGCCTTTGATCAGGATGGAGGCAAGGTTTATTGGGACAAGGCCGGCGTGGTGAAACGCGCGATGAATCCGAACCGTGAACCGTTGGGCGATGTGTTATGGGCATTGTTTACGAGCCCTGAGTTTCAATTTATTCGATAA
- a CDS encoding MFS transporter, which translates to MANIIRQPCDEGVIRSRAAAAPCSRPSERWVLAATILGSSMAFIDGTVVNVALPALQANLNATVVDVQWVVEAYALFLAALLLVGGSLGDRFGRRRVFCVGVALFALASVWCGLAPTVKQLTLARAVQGVGGALLVPGSLAIISASFDEKRRGWAIGIWSGFTAITTAIGPVMGGWLIEHVSWRAVFFINVPLAAVVVALALRYVPESRDEAEEGGLDWWGATLATISLGAIVYGLIESSRLGFRNPMVLIALVGGGVASVVFILVEKRKRNAMLPLDLFRSRNFSGANLMTLFLYTALAGALFFLPLNLIQVQGYKPTAAGAAMLPFVLIVFFLSRWSGGLVKRYGSKLPLVVGPAVAALGFALFTVPGIGGSYWTNFFPAVMVLGLGMAVSVAPLTTTVMNAVGKDRAGVASGINNAVSRTAGLLAIAALGLVMLHVFNSSLDRRLSSLALAPETRRALDQERVKLAGAEVPGDLEPEKRATLKRALDESFVTGFRRVMKVAAGLALVSSFVAGRLIEGKRKG; encoded by the coding sequence ATGGCGAATATTATCAGGCAGCCGTGTGATGAGGGGGTGATCAGGTCAAGGGCCGCGGCGGCACCCTGCTCAAGGCCTTCGGAGCGATGGGTGTTGGCGGCGACGATCCTTGGTTCGAGCATGGCGTTTATCGATGGCACGGTGGTCAACGTGGCGCTGCCGGCGCTGCAAGCAAACTTGAATGCCACGGTGGTGGATGTGCAGTGGGTGGTGGAGGCTTATGCGCTTTTCCTCGCGGCGCTGCTGCTGGTTGGAGGGTCGCTGGGGGATCGCTTCGGTCGGCGGCGTGTGTTCTGCGTTGGGGTCGCGCTTTTTGCCCTGGCGTCGGTTTGGTGCGGGCTCGCACCGACGGTTAAACAACTGACTTTGGCGCGGGCGGTTCAGGGAGTGGGCGGCGCGTTGCTGGTCCCCGGCAGCCTGGCCATCATCAGTGCATCGTTTGACGAGAAGAGGCGCGGGTGGGCGATCGGGATATGGTCGGGTTTTACGGCGATTACCACCGCGATTGGGCCAGTCATGGGCGGTTGGTTGATCGAGCACGTCTCGTGGCGCGCGGTCTTTTTCATCAATGTCCCGCTGGCCGCCGTGGTGGTGGCGCTGGCGTTGCGTTACGTGCCGGAGAGCCGTGATGAGGCCGAGGAAGGCGGTCTGGATTGGTGGGGAGCGACACTTGCGACCATAAGTCTCGGCGCGATTGTGTACGGGTTGATCGAGTCCTCGCGTCTGGGATTTAGGAACCCGATGGTGTTGATCGCGCTCGTTGGTGGCGGTGTCGCATCGGTGGTGTTCATTCTCGTTGAGAAACGAAAGCGTAACGCGATGTTGCCGCTTGACCTGTTTCGTTCCAGGAATTTTAGCGGGGCGAACCTGATGACTTTGTTTCTGTACACGGCGCTGGCGGGTGCGCTTTTCTTTCTGCCGCTGAACTTGATTCAGGTGCAGGGCTATAAGCCCACGGCCGCCGGGGCCGCAATGCTGCCGTTCGTGCTCATCGTGTTTTTTCTTTCACGCTGGTCGGGCGGATTGGTGAAACGTTACGGGTCCAAGTTGCCGCTGGTGGTGGGGCCGGCGGTGGCTGCGCTCGGGTTCGCGTTGTTCACGGTGCCCGGGATTGGCGGCAGTTATTGGACGAACTTCTTCCCGGCGGTGATGGTGCTCGGCCTGGGCATGGCGGTGAGCGTCGCGCCGTTAACGACCACGGTGATGAACGCGGTGGGGAAAGACCGCGCCGGTGTGGCGTCGGGGATCAACAACGCCGTGTCGCGCACGGCGGGGTTGCTGGCCATCGCCGCGCTTGGATTGGTCATGCTGCACGTTTTTAACAGCAGTCTTGATCGCCGCCTGTCGAGCCTTGCGCTGGCACCTGAAACGCGGCGCGCCCTCGACCAAGAGCGCGTCAAGCTGGCCGGGGCAGAGGTGCCGGGCGATCTCGAGCCCGAGAAGCGGGCGACACTCAAGCGTGCGCTGGATGAATCGTTCGTGACGGGCTTTCGCCGGGTTATGAAGGTGGCTGCGGGGTTGGCGTTGGTGAGCAGTTTTGTGGCGGGGAGGTTGATTGAGGGGAAGCGGAAGGGGTGA
- a CDS encoding type II secretion system protein, whose protein sequence is MKLNKVTKAGFTLVEIMIVVAIIGLLAAIAIPNFVRARTTAQQNACINNLRQIDGAKQQWALETKAAATATPVLTDIQPYLGRGTNGTQPACPLDSTQTAAVSYNIKDLQNPPTCQMNSNHILL, encoded by the coding sequence ATGAAACTCAACAAGGTAACAAAAGCAGGCTTCACACTCGTCGAAATCATGATCGTGGTCGCCATCATCGGTCTCCTGGCCGCCATCGCGATTCCGAACTTCGTCCGTGCCCGTACCACTGCCCAGCAAAATGCTTGCATCAACAATCTCCGTCAGATCGATGGCGCCAAGCAGCAATGGGCCCTGGAAACCAAGGCTGCTGCCACCGCCACCCCGGTGTTGACCGACATCCAGCCTTATCTGGGTCGCGGCACCAACGGCACCCAGCCTGCCTGCCCTCTGGACTCTACTCAAACGGCAGCCGTCAGCTATAACATCAAGGACCTGCAGAACCCTCCGACTTGCCAGATGAACTCGAACCACATATTGCTGTAA
- a CDS encoding YXWGXW repeat-containing protein, translating into MYKKVQWIGMIAGVALPLFSAYSQESTPAVTLPATNVLAAPASLPPSAAEVVKLSQSGVGDEVVLAYVKNAQSSYNLSAKDVLALKDSGISSPVLTAMLNHDTALQKQAVPVASPQNQQGQYTYDQKAYVAGNQPPVQPQPTTVAPPPANQAPQVAQPAPVQPQQPVMVQTEPPPAQVEVIPAAPGPDYYWTPGYWSWRGGAYVWIGGSYIIRPRPSAVYVGGYWGHHGRGYVWVGGHWR; encoded by the coding sequence ATGTATAAGAAAGTTCAATGGATTGGAATGATAGCAGGAGTGGCGTTGCCGTTATTTTCTGCCTATTCACAGGAAAGCACGCCGGCAGTCACCCTACCGGCCACTAATGTTTTGGCTGCGCCAGCCAGCCTGCCGCCCAGTGCGGCCGAGGTGGTCAAACTCTCCCAATCGGGGGTGGGCGATGAGGTGGTTCTGGCTTATGTCAAAAACGCACAATCCAGTTATAACCTCTCGGCGAAGGATGTGCTCGCTTTGAAGGATAGTGGTATTTCTTCGCCGGTTCTGACCGCGATGTTGAATCATGACACCGCCTTGCAGAAGCAGGCGGTACCGGTTGCTTCACCACAGAATCAGCAGGGGCAGTATACTTACGATCAGAAGGCTTACGTTGCTGGAAATCAACCGCCAGTCCAACCACAGCCAACGACGGTTGCGCCGCCACCAGCAAACCAGGCGCCACAGGTTGCACAGCCAGCGCCAGTCCAACCACAGCAGCCGGTTATGGTTCAAACCGAGCCCCCGCCTGCACAAGTGGAGGTCATTCCGGCGGCTCCCGGACCCGATTATTACTGGACCCCGGGTTATTGGTCATGGCGAGGCGGAGCGTATGTCTGGATTGGTGGAAGCTATATCATCCGTCCACGGCCAAGCGCAGTTTACGTGGGTGGATACTGGGGACACCACGGTCGTGGCTATGTTTGGGTGGGCGGTCATTGGCGGTAA
- a CDS encoding tetratricopeptide repeat protein yields MAGKRLQTIICALCISVLLFASPCKSAWFLITAQSDEQLRLSLFTNGVWRAGAEPYRVVDGVTYDLHPLINYLGWAASPPVTPQRAQFLEATINDRPLRDWCLLFGIVQEGSGNDLVILQRYEMPDMQGDSQLVALKNFPGTRSLLAGTHIAAFARLEGTIAYSSSRSRSVMEVYDFGTPPNDAERALAMLESKNKIDASYQQYHQAILRQKAERERKSAAVKQRVIEFKKEAATNDFVYAQFDLGLLYLKGDGVKADKDLAGYWLNRAAAHGNSEAAQELEKHFSP; encoded by the coding sequence ATGGCGGGGAAACGACTTCAAACAATAATCTGCGCGCTCTGCATCAGCGTCCTCCTGTTCGCTTCTCCTTGCAAGTCTGCCTGGTTTCTCATCACCGCCCAATCCGACGAGCAACTCCGGCTGAGCCTCTTCACCAACGGCGTCTGGCGCGCTGGCGCCGAGCCTTATCGCGTCGTTGATGGCGTTACTTACGATCTGCATCCGCTGATCAATTATCTCGGCTGGGCCGCGAGTCCTCCCGTAACGCCGCAACGCGCGCAATTCCTCGAAGCCACCATCAACGATCGTCCGCTCAGGGATTGGTGCCTGCTTTTCGGAATTGTTCAGGAAGGCTCGGGCAACGACCTCGTCATTCTGCAACGCTACGAAATGCCCGACATGCAGGGCGATTCCCAACTCGTCGCACTCAAAAACTTTCCCGGCACACGCAGCCTCTTGGCGGGAACCCACATCGCCGCCTTTGCCAGACTGGAAGGCACCATTGCTTACAGCTCTTCCCGCAGCCGCTCGGTCATGGAGGTTTACGATTTCGGCACTCCGCCCAACGATGCCGAACGCGCCCTCGCCATGCTTGAATCGAAAAATAAAATCGATGCCAGCTACCAGCAATATCATCAAGCCATCCTCCGCCAAAAAGCTGAACGGGAGAGAAAATCCGCTGCGGTAAAACAACGAGTCATCGAGTTCAAAAAGGAGGCGGCCACCAATGATTTCGTCTACGCCCAGTTCGATCTCGGTTTGCTCTACCTTAAAGGTGATGGCGTGAAGGCAGACAAGGATTTAGCCGGCTATTGGTTGAACCGAGCCGCCGCCCACGGCAACAGCGAAGCCGCGCAGGAATTGGAAAAGCACTTCTCCCCTTAG
- a CDS encoding helix-turn-helix domain-containing protein, protein MCTMEHRESGEGLGRAWSRLDGRSWEELGTKAGYSSAKLAKICKVSERHLGRKIQEQFGCSPRAWLREHRLKAARERLAGGGDPKEVAFELGFKQVSHFCRQFKERYRETPRAFARAERRKRAGMSAADNKCPN, encoded by the coding sequence ATGTGCACAATGGAGCATCGAGAGAGCGGGGAAGGACTGGGGCGGGCGTGGTCCAGGCTGGACGGGAGGTCCTGGGAGGAACTGGGGACGAAGGCGGGATATTCATCCGCTAAATTGGCGAAGATCTGCAAGGTGTCCGAGCGGCATCTGGGGCGAAAGATTCAGGAGCAGTTTGGTTGTTCACCGAGGGCATGGCTGCGGGAGCATCGGTTGAAGGCGGCGCGGGAGCGATTGGCCGGTGGAGGGGATCCGAAGGAGGTGGCGTTTGAACTGGGGTTCAAGCAGGTGTCGCATTTCTGCCGGCAATTCAAGGAGCGGTATCGGGAGACGCCGAGGGCGTTTGCGCGCGCGGAGCGGCGGAAAAGGGCGGGGATGTCCGCTGCAGATAATAAATGTCCGAATTAG
- a CDS encoding response regulator: protein MSDLILIVEDDENDVLLVKQTFIQAHLINPVIALQSSEEAMTYLEGKPPYANRVRYPLPSILFLDLKLIGKDGLSLLTWLRETRLIERMMVVVLSGYHEMNLVNTAYHLGAKSFLTKPVHVKDLTNLMLAYPQGWIRG, encoded by the coding sequence ATGTCAGACCTGATTTTGATTGTCGAGGATGATGAAAATGATGTTTTGCTGGTAAAACAGACGTTCATTCAAGCTCACCTGATTAATCCCGTGATCGCGCTCCAGTCGTCGGAGGAAGCGATGACATATTTGGAAGGCAAACCACCTTATGCCAATCGCGTGCGGTATCCGCTCCCTTCAATTCTATTCCTCGATTTAAAACTCATAGGCAAGGATGGGCTTTCGCTATTGACCTGGCTCCGGGAAACAAGACTGATCGAAAGGATGATGGTGGTGGTGTTAAGCGGTTATCACGAAATGAATCTGGTGAATACGGCTTATCATCTGGGAGCCAAATCATTTCTTACGAAACCAGTTCATGTCAAAGATCTCACCAATCTGATGCTGGCTTATCCGCAAGGCTGGATTAGAGGGTAG
- a CDS encoding NADP-dependent oxidoreductase, with protein MPTTMTSTMKAVRIHSFGGPDVLRYEDVSVPEPKSNELLIRVHAAGVNPVDWKIREGHLGQIPLPSVLGSDFAGAVEATGSDVKGFRTGDSVFGIVSDDSGGYAEYAVAPDSQVARIPKGLDFLHAAALPVASITPWQALFDIAQLQKGQKVLIHAAAGGVGSFAVQFAKWKGAYVIGTASAQTTDYVKSLGADEVIDYRKTKFEDVVRDVDVVLDTQGGDTQERSWRVIKPGGILVSIVSPPPKEKPTAPGVRGVFLSSKPRGDEFAQIADLVARGIVKVNIETVFPLKDARKAQELSQSGHAHGKIVLTTEAESH; from the coding sequence ATGCCAACCACAATGACTTCCACCATGAAAGCCGTTCGTATCCATTCCTTCGGCGGACCTGACGTGCTCCGCTACGAAGATGTTTCCGTTCCGGAACCCAAAAGCAACGAACTTCTCATCCGTGTTCACGCTGCCGGTGTCAACCCGGTCGATTGGAAGATTCGCGAAGGGCATTTGGGCCAAATCCCGCTCCCATCCGTCTTGGGAAGCGACTTCGCCGGAGCCGTCGAAGCCACCGGCTCAGACGTAAAAGGTTTTCGCACTGGCGACTCCGTCTTCGGCATCGTCTCGGACGACAGCGGCGGTTACGCCGAATACGCCGTGGCTCCTGACTCTCAAGTGGCCCGCATTCCCAAGGGACTTGATTTCCTCCACGCCGCCGCCCTGCCCGTCGCCTCAATCACCCCCTGGCAGGCCCTCTTCGACATTGCCCAACTTCAAAAAGGTCAAAAAGTATTGATCCACGCAGCCGCTGGGGGCGTCGGCAGTTTCGCCGTCCAATTCGCCAAATGGAAGGGTGCGTATGTCATCGGCACCGCCTCCGCCCAAACTACGGATTACGTGAAAAGCCTCGGAGCGGACGAAGTTATCGACTATCGAAAAACCAAATTTGAAGATGTCGTCCGCGACGTTGATGTCGTCCTCGATACCCAGGGCGGCGACACTCAGGAACGCTCCTGGCGCGTCATCAAACCCGGCGGCATTTTGGTTTCCATTGTCAGTCCCCCTCCGAAGGAAAAACCCACCGCTCCCGGTGTCCGCGGCGTCTTCCTCAGCAGCAAACCGCGTGGCGATGAATTCGCTCAAATCGCCGACCTCGTCGCTCGCGGCATCGTCAAGGTGAACATCGAAACCGTCTTCCCGTTGAAAGATGCCCGCAAAGCCCAGGAACTCAGCCAATCCGGCCACGCCCACGGCAAAATCGTCCTCACCACCGAAGCTGAAAGCCATTAG